One bacterium BMS3Abin14 DNA segment encodes these proteins:
- the corC_1 gene encoding magnesium and cobalt efflux protein CorC, translating into MLDVPVPTWEWVVIALCILLSAYFSGAETAFVSLSRAKLQTLLEERGRKRDPLRLWLKDPNALLTSILLGNNLVNIAASALATDVASKIFQNGGIAVAVGVMTFVILMFGEITPKVMARKYPERFVLSVSISLALFYFITWPITRFFTRMTSTLIRLTGGDPDRDFSPVEADELELMVSLSASEGGIEKYPADLINRVFHFDRQTVKDVMTPRTEVRALELSDEIDHIIRTVIESGHSRLPVYRENLDDIVGVFHAKDLILASSAERDAFRVGEHIAKPHFIPESAPLGRAFRELQEEKTHLAIVVDEFGGTEGLITLEDFLEELVGEIHDEFDREVEMMKKLPSGALEVSGKAPLDELEKVFPQMNIDTTCKTVGGLIMETTGKVPASGESVDLSGLRFTVIKSDERHVKKVLICPVAMGMRVDEKQ; encoded by the coding sequence ATGTTAGATGTGCCCGTGCCCACCTGGGAGTGGGTGGTTATAGCCCTTTGCATCCTTCTGTCAGCCTACTTTTCAGGAGCAGAAACGGCATTCGTCAGCCTTTCACGGGCAAAACTCCAGACGCTGCTGGAGGAAAGGGGCCGTAAAAGGGACCCACTTCGACTCTGGCTCAAGGATCCCAACGCTCTTCTCACCTCCATTCTCCTCGGAAACAACCTCGTCAATATCGCCGCTTCGGCCCTGGCGACGGACGTCGCCTCAAAGATATTTCAAAATGGAGGGATCGCCGTTGCGGTGGGCGTGATGACGTTCGTCATCCTGATGTTCGGGGAGATAACCCCGAAAGTCATGGCGCGAAAGTACCCTGAGCGCTTTGTCCTCTCTGTCTCAATTTCACTTGCGCTCTTTTATTTTATTACATGGCCGATCACCCGATTTTTCACCCGGATGACATCCACATTGATCAGGCTGACAGGCGGCGATCCGGACAGGGATTTTTCCCCGGTGGAAGCGGATGAGCTGGAACTGATGGTCAGCCTCAGCGCCAGCGAGGGCGGTATAGAAAAGTACCCCGCCGACCTGATAAACAGGGTGTTTCACTTTGACCGGCAGACGGTTAAGGATGTAATGACACCCCGAACGGAGGTCCGGGCCTTGGAACTGTCCGATGAAATCGACCATATTATCCGGACGGTGATCGAAAGCGGGCACAGTCGGCTTCCGGTCTACCGTGAGAACCTGGATGATATCGTCGGTGTGTTTCACGCCAAGGATTTGATCCTGGCCAGTTCTGCTGAGCGGGATGCCTTTCGCGTGGGCGAACACATCGCAAAGCCGCATTTTATCCCGGAGAGCGCCCCTCTGGGCCGTGCTTTCCGGGAGCTGCAGGAGGAAAAGACCCATCTCGCCATTGTCGTCGATGAATTCGGCGGGACAGAGGGGCTGATCACCCTTGAGGACTTCCTGGAGGAACTGGTTGGCGAGATCCACGACGAGTTTGACCGGGAGGTGGAGATGATGAAGAAACTCCCCTCAGGCGCCCTGGAGGTCTCGGGAAAGGCCCCGCTGGATGAGCTGGAGAAAGTTTTCCCGCAGATGAATATAGACACTACCTGCAAAACGGTGGGTGGCCTCATAATGGAGACCACCGGCAAAGTCCCGGCCTCGGGGGAGTCTGTGGATCTTTCAGGGCTGAGATTTACCGTGATCAAGTCGGACGAGCGACATGTCAAGAAGGTCCTGATATGTCCTGTAGCGATGGGGATGAGGGTGGATGAAAAACAATAA
- the pdg_1 gene encoding ultraviolet N-glycosylase/AP lyase, translating into MDELILTILSQNTNDRNRDRAFSALVERFPRWSDVLSSSREDLEKAISPAGLGPTKSRRIWRILVDILDPEGGNGGKGLGNLCHLSRDDARERLTSLKGVGPKTAACVLLFSCGIPAFPVDTHIFRVCRRLGILDPGADRVRAHKILEQFFLEKDYLDVHLNMIRLGREICRPRKPLCPACPFGEDCPCGMEEDRAL; encoded by the coding sequence TTGGATGAGTTGATCCTGACCATCCTCTCCCAGAACACCAATGACCGGAATCGGGATCGGGCCTTCAGCGCGCTTGTGGAGCGGTTTCCCCGCTGGAGCGATGTCCTGTCTTCATCCCGCGAGGATTTGGAAAAGGCTATTTCTCCAGCTGGTCTGGGCCCTACGAAGAGCAGGAGAATATGGCGCATACTGGTGGATATTCTGGACCCGGAGGGAGGAAACGGTGGAAAGGGTCTTGGGAATCTTTGTCACCTTTCCAGGGACGATGCCCGTGAACGGTTAACCTCATTAAAGGGGGTCGGCCCGAAAACCGCCGCGTGTGTCCTCCTTTTCTCATGCGGAATCCCGGCCTTTCCCGTGGATACCCATATCTTTCGTGTGTGCCGCCGCCTTGGTATACTGGATCCGGGTGCAGACCGTGTGAGAGCCCATAAAATTCTGGAGCAGTTTTTTTTGGAGAAGGATTATCTTGATGTTCACCTCAACATGATCCGTCTGGGCCGGGAAATCTGCAGGCCGCGCAAGCCCCTGTGCCCGGCGTGCCCCTTCGGGGAGGATTGCCCCTGTGGGATGGAGGAAGACCGTGCTCTCTGA
- the cqsS gene encoding CAI-1 autoinducer sensor kinase/phosphatase CqsS translates to MGWRKTVLSESRAKTILVVDDSPLVNNQVTDLLEGFGYRTVSAANGAEGMKALQNNSTLDLVVLDLVMPVMDGRAMRLEIRSRKEFADLPVLVLTALEHIHRLSDHDMAGIDDYLIKPVDPRLLYQRVQALIETHPRAYRRVACSLLADVDTGTEQSVGEIVEISEGGIGLFPGSELREKDIIKLTFNLPGDQSPLIIGAQVVFCHRIETGWQAGLRFAIIHPETIGRIADYFKLRFQ, encoded by the coding sequence GTGGGATGGAGGAAGACCGTGCTCTCTGAAAGCCGTGCAAAGACGATCCTTGTTGTGGATGACTCACCCCTTGTCAATAATCAGGTGACCGATCTTCTGGAGGGGTTTGGGTACAGGACCGTTTCCGCCGCCAATGGAGCGGAAGGGATGAAGGCCCTGCAGAATAACAGCACCCTGGATCTGGTGGTTCTGGACCTGGTAATGCCGGTGATGGATGGCCGGGCCATGCGTCTGGAGATCCGTTCACGGAAAGAGTTTGCGGACCTGCCCGTCCTGGTTCTCACGGCGCTGGAGCATATTCATCGCCTCTCCGACCACGACATGGCAGGAATTGACGACTACCTCATAAAACCTGTCGACCCCAGGCTCCTTTACCAGCGGGTACAGGCGCTTATCGAGACCCATCCACGGGCATACAGGAGGGTCGCCTGCAGCCTGTTGGCGGACGTGGACACCGGTACGGAGCAGTCGGTGGGCGAAATAGTCGAGATAAGCGAGGGAGGCATCGGGCTTTTCCCGGGATCCGAACTCAGGGAGAAGGACATCATCAAACTGACCTTCAATCTTCCTGGAGACCAGAGTCCGTTGATCATCGGGGCACAGGTGGTCTTTTGTCATCGAATCGAGACCGGCTGGCAGGCTGGCCTGAGATTTGCGATCATACATCCGGAGACCATTGGAAGGATAGCAGATTATTTCAAGTTGCGGTTCCAGTAA
- the hemY gene encoding protoporphyrinogen oxidase, with product MTGPQEKTHRVVVIGGGISGLAAAYFIQKGLRETGAPFSLELVEKEGRAGGKFTARREGGFLVEGGPNGFLDSKPWTLDLAHELGLDESLLPSDEAAARRFIFSRGKLHELKASPMGFFTSNLLSVPGRVRIVGELFAPVTKKDQDTSLAEFAVRRLGREALERMLDPMVSGIFAGDPEKMSLRACFPRIAELEETYGGLIKGLFAIAAEKKKAKKRGEEVISSGPAGPGGVLTSFKEGISVLSDKLADDLGDCLHTGDEVVTVNRFNGRWKIRTKRRDFEADTVVLATPAHAAAGILSGVSSTCADIVARIPYSPMAIVGLGYDIKDLAAPPSGFGYLIPSVEHRRILGALWTSSIFPGHRAPKGKVLIRVITGGARDHSTPLLDESSLLKIVGSEIEGTMGLTAKPEFVVIHRWEKAIPMYTVGHMERLSLAEASLPKGIFLAGNAYRGIGINDCVRESKVVADRVVREVTGTAT from the coding sequence ATGACCGGACCGCAGGAAAAAACACATAGGGTAGTTGTAATAGGCGGGGGAATCTCAGGGCTTGCCGCCGCCTACTTCATCCAGAAGGGGTTGCGGGAGACCGGCGCACCTTTTTCGTTGGAACTCGTTGAGAAGGAAGGGCGGGCAGGTGGAAAATTCACCGCCCGCAGGGAAGGAGGTTTTCTTGTCGAGGGCGGACCCAACGGTTTCCTTGACAGCAAACCGTGGACTCTGGACCTTGCACATGAATTGGGGCTGGATGAGTCCCTTCTTCCCAGCGATGAGGCCGCAGCCAGGCGTTTCATCTTTTCAAGGGGCAAGCTTCACGAGTTGAAGGCCTCACCCATGGGCTTTTTTACCTCCAATCTTCTGTCCGTACCGGGCCGGGTCCGGATCGTCGGGGAACTTTTCGCCCCGGTCACAAAAAAAGACCAGGATACCAGCCTTGCGGAATTCGCCGTCAGGCGGCTGGGACGTGAGGCTCTGGAACGCATGCTCGATCCCATGGTATCGGGGATCTTTGCGGGCGATCCCGAGAAAATGAGCCTGAGGGCCTGCTTTCCCCGCATAGCTGAACTGGAGGAAACCTATGGTGGGTTGATCAAAGGCCTGTTTGCTATCGCAGCTGAGAAGAAAAAGGCCAAAAAACGTGGAGAGGAGGTCATCTCCTCGGGACCTGCCGGACCAGGTGGAGTATTGACATCCTTTAAGGAGGGGATTTCTGTCCTGTCCGACAAGCTGGCCGATGATCTTGGCGACTGCCTGCACACTGGAGATGAGGTCGTCACTGTGAACAGGTTCAACGGCAGATGGAAGATCAGGACCAAACGGCGTGATTTCGAAGCAGACACTGTTGTCCTTGCAACCCCGGCTCATGCCGCGGCCGGAATACTTTCGGGGGTTTCGTCCACGTGTGCGGACATTGTCGCCCGTATCCCCTATTCTCCCATGGCAATCGTCGGACTGGGCTATGACATCAAAGACCTTGCCGCCCCCCCGAGCGGGTTTGGCTACCTCATTCCGTCCGTGGAACACCGGCGCATCCTCGGGGCGCTCTGGACCTCCAGCATCTTCCCCGGCCACAGGGCCCCGAAGGGAAAGGTCCTTATACGCGTCATAACCGGAGGGGCCAGGGATCATTCAACCCCTTTGCTGGATGAAAGCTCCCTCCTGAAAATTGTCGGATCAGAGATAGAGGGCACGATGGGTTTGACCGCGAAACCTGAGTTTGTAGTAATTCACCGATGGGAAAAGGCCATCCCCATGTACACCGTCGGCCACATGGAAAGGCTCAGTCTTGCTGAAGCATCTCTTCCCAAAGGGATTTTTCTTGCCGGCAACGCCTACAGGGGCATCGGGATCAACGACTGCGTGCGTGAATCGAAGGTTGTGGCTGACAGGGTTGTCAGAGAGGTTACTGGAACCGCAACTTGA
- the hemH gene encoding ferrochelatase, translated as MISRPGGTAVLLLNMGGPDSIQAVRPFLKNLFSDPAIIGLPGFIRLPLAAFLSSSRAKRVIPRYRLIGGRSPIGEITARQADSMAKALSSRGLQGIGPILPAFSYWHPFIRDSLEKASGSGPEKLLAISLYPQYCGATTGSCLRDLEAAVARSPFEGKVRVIDRWPDHPGYLDALASTIRDALDQIRPEERDDAVVLFSAHGIPVSLADRGDPYPNEIARTVQGVMERLGNRAHVLAFQSRLGPVKWLGPDLGEALKDLAGRGAPPIVVVPVSFVSDHIETLYELDIQHREIAGNLGISTYVRAPALNTRPDFIETLANLAQEATNDRTAGKNT; from the coding sequence ATGATATCCCGACCCGGAGGCACCGCAGTCCTTCTGCTCAATATGGGGGGCCCTGACTCGATTCAGGCTGTACGCCCGTTTCTGAAAAATCTCTTTTCCGACCCCGCGATTATCGGTCTGCCCGGTTTTATCCGACTTCCCCTGGCCGCGTTTCTATCCTCCTCCAGGGCAAAGAGGGTGATTCCGCGATATCGCCTCATCGGCGGCAGAAGCCCCATTGGAGAGATCACCGCCCGTCAGGCCGATTCCATGGCAAAGGCCCTGTCTTCCAGGGGACTGCAGGGAATAGGCCCGATCCTTCCTGCTTTCTCCTATTGGCACCCTTTTATACGGGATTCGCTTGAAAAGGCTTCCGGCAGCGGCCCTGAAAAACTTCTCGCTATATCCCTGTACCCGCAATATTGCGGGGCCACCACCGGGTCGTGTCTGAGGGACCTGGAAGCCGCGGTGGCAAGGTCGCCGTTTGAGGGCAAAGTCAGGGTAATCGACAGGTGGCCGGACCATCCCGGTTACCTCGACGCTCTGGCGTCCACCATCAGGGATGCACTGGATCAGATCAGGCCTGAGGAAAGGGACGATGCCGTGGTCCTCTTCTCCGCGCATGGCATACCGGTATCCCTTGCCGACAGGGGCGACCCGTATCCAAACGAGATAGCCAGGACTGTTCAGGGGGTTATGGAGAGGCTGGGAAACCGTGCTCACGTTCTGGCGTTCCAGAGCAGGCTGGGACCGGTCAAATGGCTGGGCCCCGACCTGGGGGAGGCCCTGAAGGACCTGGCGGGAAGGGGCGCTCCTCCGATTGTGGTTGTCCCGGTGTCATTCGTGTCGGATCACATCGAGACCCTGTATGAGCTTGACATCCAGCACCGGGAGATCGCCGGGAACCTGGGTATTTCGACCTATGTTCGGGCTCCGGCGTTAAACACCCGTCCCGACTTTATAGAAACATTGGCCAACCTGGCCCAAGAGGCAACGAATGACCGGACCGCAGGAAAAAACACATAG
- the hemE gene encoding uroporphyrinogen decarboxylase — translation MAATYPFIDACFRRPVPTTPIWIMRQAGRFLPEYQKVRGTVDFLTLCKTPELATKVTLLPVDIIGVDAAILFSDILIPLEPMGIPVAFEEKVGPVLGAVRDEKQIRALRAIDPERDVPFVLEAVRMIRKEVDGRVPLIGFSGAPFTLATYAVEGGTTKSFHNIKGLIYSRPKLADELMEKLGDAVIAYLNAQIAAGAQAVQIFDTWGGILADPEYVRFALDPVKRIVAGLDRKDVPVIYYINNGSYLAHHMEGLNVDVVGIDWRQDIALARKTFGKDKAVQGNLDPTVLFASPDEIRRRTHHLLEEAGPEPGHIFNLGHGIMPQTPVENALALVEAVHEFRR, via the coding sequence ATGGCCGCCACATACCCGTTCATCGACGCCTGCTTTCGCAGACCGGTTCCCACAACCCCCATCTGGATCATGAGACAGGCGGGACGATTCCTTCCCGAGTACCAGAAGGTCCGTGGCACGGTGGATTTTCTGACCCTGTGCAAGACACCGGAACTGGCCACAAAGGTCACACTTCTTCCCGTGGACATCATCGGCGTCGATGCGGCTATCCTCTTTTCCGATATCCTCATTCCCCTGGAGCCCATGGGGATACCGGTGGCTTTCGAGGAGAAGGTGGGGCCTGTCCTCGGGGCCGTAAGGGACGAAAAGCAGATAAGGGCATTGCGGGCCATTGACCCGGAGAGGGATGTTCCTTTTGTCCTCGAAGCGGTGAGGATGATCAGGAAAGAGGTGGACGGCAGGGTCCCGTTGATAGGCTTCTCCGGCGCTCCTTTTACCCTGGCCACCTACGCCGTGGAGGGCGGAACGACCAAGTCGTTCCACAACATCAAGGGCCTCATCTATTCCCGCCCGAAGCTGGCCGACGAACTCATGGAAAAGCTCGGTGACGCCGTCATCGCCTACCTGAACGCCCAGATAGCAGCAGGGGCTCAGGCCGTCCAGATCTTCGACACGTGGGGCGGTATTCTGGCCGACCCGGAGTACGTCAGGTTCGCGTTGGACCCGGTAAAGAGGATCGTCGCCGGCCTGGACCGAAAGGACGTGCCTGTTATCTACTACATCAATAATGGCTCCTATCTGGCGCATCACATGGAAGGCCTGAACGTGGACGTTGTGGGAATAGACTGGCGCCAGGATATCGCTCTGGCCAGAAAAACCTTCGGCAAAGACAAGGCCGTTCAGGGAAACCTGGATCCCACGGTTCTTTTCGCATCACCGGACGAGATCCGGAGGCGCACCCATCACCTGCTGGAAGAGGCGGGCCCCGAACCCGGCCACATTTTTAACCTTGGGCACGGCATAATGCCCCAGACTCCCGTGGAAAACGCCCTTGCCCTGGTGGAGGCGGTTCACGAATTCAGGCGCTGA
- the rnhA gene encoding 14.7 kDa ribonuclease H-like protein has product MPTNPDPRHVLEELAATLNIERTLAKFPGLGRNELADLLAMAAVAVGNRPPVAVLMIDGAARGNPGPAGAGVVLKGPAGGDKQEGVFLGKATNNVAEYSALIHGLELAIKTGLRDILVQSDSQLLVRQMTGEYRVKNANLKKLFSRAQKIAAHFDNVSYMHIPREKNRQADKLANMAVDAEGSVAL; this is encoded by the coding sequence ATGCCGACGAATCCTGATCCCAGGCATGTTCTCGAGGAACTTGCGGCGACCCTGAACATTGAGAGGACGCTGGCAAAGTTCCCCGGGCTCGGGAGGAATGAACTGGCCGATTTACTTGCAATGGCCGCCGTGGCCGTGGGAAACAGGCCCCCTGTCGCCGTGCTGATGATTGACGGAGCCGCCAGAGGAAACCCGGGCCCGGCCGGTGCCGGAGTGGTCCTGAAGGGGCCGGCAGGCGGGGATAAACAGGAGGGCGTCTTTCTTGGCAAGGCCACCAACAATGTGGCCGAATACAGCGCACTCATTCACGGCCTGGAACTGGCGATAAAAACCGGACTGCGGGATATCCTGGTCCAATCCGACAGCCAGCTCCTCGTTCGCCAGATGACGGGCGAGTACAGGGTGAAGAATGCAAACCTGAAAAAGCTGTTCTCCAGGGCACAAAAAATCGCCGCTCATTTTGATAATGTATCCTACATGCATATTCCAAGGGAGAAGAACCGTCAGGCCGACAAGCTTGCCAATATGGCCGTCGACGCTGAAGGGAGTGTGGCGTTATAG
- the albA_2 gene encoding antilisterial bacteriocin subtilosin biosynthesis protein AlbA, translating to MTEAKQRTRQGRIFEPKWLAWEITGRCNLNCIHCRSSSTMGSGQGDFSLEEARSLIDEITSFAKPVVVLSGGEPLLRKDVFEIASYGTSKGLRMALATNGVLVDDEVCDKIKQSGIRIVSLSLDGSNAGIHDDFRHQEGAFEATLRASDYLKKNGIEFLVNSSFTKRNQTDIPNVYRLAKKIGAVAWYMFMIVPMGRGEELMAELISREDYDDILKWHFDMELQETEMLVRPTCAPHYYRVIQQEAKAKGIDFNRRNLKFGTGGAKGCIAAQSIAFIGSKGDVQPCSYFPQSAGNVREKSFRKIWEDSALFNDIRSFKDYKGRCGSCEYLGVCGGCRARALAVSGDYMDEEPFCSYIPKKIARQMADNR from the coding sequence TTGACAGAGGCGAAACAGCGGACAAGACAGGGCAGAATTTTCGAGCCAAAATGGCTCGCGTGGGAAATTACCGGCAGATGCAACCTGAACTGCATCCATTGCCGTTCCTCGTCCACCATGGGTTCGGGCCAGGGAGACTTTTCTCTGGAAGAGGCAAGATCCCTCATTGACGAGATAACCTCTTTTGCAAAACCGGTGGTTGTCCTTTCCGGCGGTGAGCCGCTGCTGCGTAAGGACGTGTTCGAGATCGCTTCCTACGGTACCTCCAAGGGGCTGCGCATGGCGCTTGCCACCAACGGGGTCCTCGTAGATGATGAGGTGTGCGATAAGATCAAGCAGTCCGGAATCCGGATTGTTTCCCTCAGCCTGGACGGTTCAAATGCCGGGATTCATGACGACTTCCGCCACCAGGAGGGCGCCTTTGAGGCAACCTTGCGGGCGTCGGATTACCTGAAGAAAAACGGCATTGAGTTTCTTGTCAATTCATCCTTCACCAAGCGGAACCAGACCGATATCCCCAACGTCTACCGGCTGGCCAAAAAGATCGGGGCCGTGGCATGGTACATGTTCATGATAGTGCCCATGGGAAGGGGCGAGGAGCTCATGGCCGAGCTTATCTCCAGGGAGGATTACGACGATATCCTCAAGTGGCACTTTGACATGGAGCTGCAGGAAACCGAGATGCTTGTGCGCCCGACCTGCGCTCCCCATTACTACCGCGTTATCCAGCAGGAGGCCAAGGCGAAAGGGATCGATTTTAACCGACGCAACCTCAAATTCGGGACGGGCGGCGCAAAGGGATGCATCGCCGCCCAGTCAATCGCCTTTATCGGCAGCAAGGGCGACGTACAGCCATGCAGCTATTTTCCCCAGTCAGCCGGCAACGTACGTGAAAAAAGCTTCCGTAAGATCTGGGAAGATTCGGCCCTCTTTAACGACATCCGGAGCTTCAAGGATTACAAGGGCCGCTGCGGATCCTGCGAATACCTGGGGGTCTGCGGCGGGTGCAGGGCCCGGGCGCTGGCCGTATCCGGTGACTACATGGACGAGGAGCCCTTCTGCAGCTACATACCCAAAAAAATTGCCCGTCAGATGGCGGACAACAGGTAA
- the yvdD gene encoding LOG family protein YvdD — protein MFSLMGDVLAHEVYPAIERLRRAEMDNRRLFRIMAEMVTGMEIMEKLPDSVTIFGSARSRPEDELYKKARKIGRRFAEEHYAVVTGGGPGLMEAANRGAMEGGGESVGLNILLPKEQQANGYVTVPLNFRYFFIRKVMFLKYAKALIILPGGFGTMDELFESLTLKQTGKMHKFPIILFDRGYWGGLYDWMTNHMVKSGFLDEDELDLLSISDDPEETVNRVSRFCSAQREPYISYLEHDELGDKT, from the coding sequence ATGTTCTCGCTCATGGGCGATGTTCTCGCCCATGAGGTTTATCCTGCCATCGAGAGGCTGCGCAGGGCCGAGATGGACAACCGCCGTCTGTTCAGGATCATGGCCGAGATGGTCACGGGGATGGAGATTATGGAAAAACTCCCTGATTCTGTGACTATCTTCGGCTCGGCGCGAAGCCGGCCGGAGGATGAGCTTTACAAAAAGGCGCGGAAAATCGGCCGTAGATTCGCGGAGGAACACTATGCCGTGGTCACAGGTGGAGGCCCGGGGCTCATGGAAGCAGCCAATCGGGGCGCCATGGAGGGCGGAGGGGAATCGGTGGGACTCAATATCCTTCTCCCGAAGGAGCAGCAGGCCAACGGATATGTTACGGTCCCTCTGAATTTTCGTTACTTTTTCATCAGAAAGGTCATGTTCCTCAAGTATGCAAAGGCGCTTATCATCCTGCCTGGCGGTTTCGGGACCATGGATGAGCTGTTCGAGTCCCTGACTCTGAAACAGACCGGCAAGATGCATAAATTTCCCATCATCCTTTTTGACAGGGGCTACTGGGGAGGGCTGTACGACTGGATGACAAACCACATGGTAAAATCCGGGTTTCTGGACGAAGATGAACTGGACCTCCTTTCCATAAGCGATGATCCGGAGGAAACAGTAAACCGCGTCAGTAGATTCTGCAGCGCCCAGAGAGAACCGTATATCAGCTATCTGGAACATGACGAACTTGGCGACAAGACATGA
- the smc_1 gene encoding chromosome partition protein Smc — MRKMLDRLVDLQMTDEKLVEFITEEMKIPQEIETAERKIEQTANRMEEIDLEFSRLSEQISELDRQLEEVKESTRRFQSRLLIVKTQREYQAVQREGESARKKRGDLEAEVKELRSDRTSVEESREGVEVALEEEKANLARVKKDGKKRLNAIRKQREDLEKTRLVEAGLIDPDLLSRYQKVFNRYHGQGVVKLVKGVCYGCFMMVPPQLFNQVLAQGSIHQCPNCGRIIYADES; from the coding sequence GTGAGAAAAATGTTGGACAGGTTGGTTGATCTGCAGATGACCGACGAAAAACTGGTTGAATTCATAACGGAAGAGATGAAAATCCCCCAGGAGATTGAGACCGCGGAGAGAAAAATAGAACAGACAGCGAACCGCATGGAGGAGATCGATCTTGAGTTTTCACGTCTGTCTGAACAGATATCGGAGCTCGACAGACAGCTCGAAGAGGTCAAGGAGAGTACGAGGCGGTTTCAATCCAGGCTCCTGATTGTCAAAACGCAGCGGGAATACCAGGCCGTACAGCGGGAGGGTGAATCCGCCAGGAAAAAAAGGGGCGATCTGGAGGCCGAGGTCAAGGAACTGCGTTCGGACAGGACATCTGTCGAGGAAAGCAGAGAAGGTGTGGAGGTGGCCCTGGAGGAGGAAAAAGCTAACCTTGCCCGGGTAAAAAAAGATGGAAAGAAACGGCTGAATGCCATCAGGAAACAGCGTGAAGATCTCGAAAAGACTAGGTTAGTCGAGGCCGGCCTTATCGACCCGGATCTTCTCTCCCGTTACCAGAAAGTTTTCAACAGATATCACGGCCAGGGGGTCGTGAAGCTTGTAAAAGGGGTATGTTATGGCTGTTTCATGATGGTGCCACCTCAGCTGTTCAACCAGGTGCTGGCACAGGGCAGTATCCATCAGTGCCCTAATTGTGGAAGAATAATATATGCCGACGAATCCTGA